The following proteins come from a genomic window of Proteiniphilum propionicum:
- the gltX gene encoding glutamate--tRNA ligase — translation MCHKRRVRFAPSPTGPLHIGGVRTALYNYLYAKQQGGDFILRIEDTDSARFVPGAEEYIQETFDWLGLQFDESPRKGGSYGPYKQSQRREIYKEHVKLLLEKGAAYIAFDTPEELDAKRSEIPNFQYDASTRNNMRNSLTLTEKETDLLIKSGMQYVVRIKIEPDNEIIVDDMIRGKVAINSSVVDDKVIYKSSDELPTYHLANVVDDHLMEITHVIRGEEWLPSAPLHVWLYKSFGWEEAMPRFAHLPLLLKPEGSGKLSKRDGDRLGFPVFPLEWRDPVSGEVSSGYRESGYLPEAVINFLAFLGWNPGTEKEIFSLEELVQAFSFERCSKSGAKFDVEKAKWYNHQYILHTSNNELAGMFAPILLEKGVNAPAEKVVKVVALVKDRVHFVKELWDQSSYFFVAPAAYDEKTIRKRWKKETPGQMKQLIGLIENMTDFSAENQEKAVMDWIKNNCFHTGNIMNAFRLAIVGVGKGPHMFNITEVIGKEETLSRLQQAIDTIPVQENV, via the coding sequence ATGTGTCATAAGAGAAGAGTCCGTTTCGCACCCAGTCCCACAGGCCCCCTACATATTGGGGGAGTACGGACAGCATTGTATAACTACCTATATGCCAAACAGCAGGGGGGTGATTTCATCCTTCGTATTGAAGATACCGATTCTGCGCGGTTTGTTCCTGGAGCGGAAGAGTATATACAGGAGACATTCGACTGGCTTGGCCTCCAATTTGATGAAAGCCCCCGGAAGGGTGGAAGTTACGGTCCCTATAAACAGTCGCAACGCAGGGAAATATACAAAGAGCATGTTAAATTATTACTTGAGAAAGGAGCAGCCTATATTGCCTTTGATACACCTGAAGAGCTGGATGCCAAAAGATCGGAAATTCCCAATTTTCAATACGATGCATCGACAAGGAACAACATGCGCAACTCTCTCACCTTGACTGAGAAAGAGACTGATTTACTTATAAAATCGGGGATGCAATATGTTGTCCGGATTAAAATTGAGCCTGATAACGAAATCATTGTGGACGATATGATTCGCGGCAAGGTGGCTATCAACTCTTCAGTCGTGGATGATAAGGTAATATACAAATCATCGGACGAACTGCCAACATATCATCTTGCGAACGTGGTTGACGATCACCTGATGGAGATCACGCACGTAATCCGCGGAGAAGAGTGGTTGCCCTCTGCACCGCTGCACGTATGGCTATACAAGAGCTTTGGCTGGGAAGAGGCCATGCCCCGGTTCGCACATCTCCCCCTCCTGTTAAAACCTGAAGGAAGCGGCAAGCTGAGTAAACGCGATGGAGACCGTCTCGGTTTTCCAGTTTTCCCGTTAGAGTGGAGGGATCCTGTATCGGGAGAGGTCTCTTCGGGTTACCGTGAAAGCGGTTATCTACCTGAAGCGGTAATTAATTTCCTTGCTTTTTTGGGATGGAACCCCGGAACAGAGAAGGAAATATTCTCTCTGGAAGAACTTGTACAGGCGTTTTCATTTGAGCGGTGCAGTAAAAGCGGAGCAAAATTCGATGTTGAAAAAGCCAAGTGGTACAACCATCAGTATATACTCCACACCTCCAACAATGAGTTAGCCGGTATGTTTGCCCCCATCCTACTGGAAAAAGGGGTAAATGCACCTGCCGAAAAAGTGGTCAAAGTAGTGGCACTTGTAAAAGACCGCGTACATTTTGTGAAAGAGCTTTGGGATCAATCCTCATACTTCTTTGTCGCCCCAGCCGCATACGATGAAAAGACCATTCGCAAACGTTGGAAAAAAGAGACTCCCGGCCAGATGAAACAACTAATTGGACTGATTGAAAATATGACAGACTTTTCAGCAGAAAATCAGGAAAAGGCAGTAATGGATTGGATTAAGAATAACTGCTTTCATACCGGGAACATAATGAACGCGTTCCGCTTGGCAATTGTTGGCGTAGGGAAAGGCCCTCACATGTTCAACATAACCGAAGTTATCGGAAAAGAGGAGACTCTTTCCAGGCTGCAACAAGCTATTGATACCATACCAGTTCAGGAGAATGTATAA
- a CDS encoding 3-deoxy-D-manno-octulosonic acid transferase, with the protein MYNIGIFFMAFFIRLAALFKKKARLMVSGQKATFSKLKEKIDRESRYIWLHAASLGEFEQARPLIEAITKEHPEYKILLTFFSPSGYEVRKDYPLADIVCYLPFDTKKNVRRFLDLANPFIAIFIKYEFWYNYIHESFLRKIPVYLASAVFRPGQPFFKNRLTRYGKMLRFYSHFFVQDELSAKLLKGKGIENVTLAGDTRIDRVIEVRNNAKELPVVEKFADKKSIVIVAGSSWAPDEDLLIDYFNTHSGLKLIIAPHEIDEPRLREIEKKLKRAHLRYSNATEENITQCECLIIDCFGLLSSIYRYGQIAYIGGGFGEGIHNLPEAAVYGIPVIFGPRYSKFIEAHGLITNGGGFSISNKTEFNKKMDEMALDSSSRINAGVKAKEYIFGNAGATREIMKLISL; encoded by the coding sequence ATGTATAATATAGGAATTTTTTTTATGGCGTTTTTTATACGCCTGGCTGCACTTTTTAAAAAAAAAGCGCGTCTGATGGTCAGCGGGCAGAAAGCTACATTCAGCAAACTGAAAGAGAAGATAGACCGGGAGTCCCGTTACATATGGCTACATGCAGCCTCATTGGGTGAGTTTGAACAAGCCCGCCCCCTTATTGAGGCGATAACAAAAGAGCATCCTGAGTATAAAATTCTGCTTACCTTTTTTTCTCCGTCGGGATATGAAGTTAGAAAAGATTATCCTTTGGCCGATATAGTGTGTTATCTGCCGTTCGACACAAAAAAGAACGTACGCCGATTTCTGGATCTGGCGAATCCTTTCATCGCCATTTTCATCAAATATGAGTTTTGGTATAACTATATTCACGAAAGCTTTCTTCGGAAGATCCCTGTCTATCTGGCCTCTGCAGTATTCAGGCCTGGTCAGCCCTTTTTTAAGAACAGACTGACACGTTACGGGAAAATGCTTCGCTTTTACTCACACTTTTTTGTTCAGGACGAACTATCGGCTAAACTCCTGAAAGGTAAAGGCATTGAAAATGTCACACTTGCCGGTGATACACGTATCGACAGAGTAATAGAGGTGCGGAATAATGCAAAGGAACTGCCGGTAGTTGAAAAATTTGCTGATAAAAAGTCAATCGTCATCGTAGCAGGCAGTTCCTGGGCCCCGGACGAAGATCTACTGATCGATTACTTTAACACTCACAGTGGATTGAAACTGATTATAGCACCTCATGAGATTGACGAGCCACGTCTAAGGGAGATAGAAAAGAAGCTGAAACGCGCACACTTGCGTTATTCAAATGCTACCGAGGAAAATATTACACAGTGTGAATGTCTTATAATCGATTGCTTCGGATTACTCTCTTCCATTTATCGATACGGCCAGATAGCCTATATAGGAGGCGGATTTGGAGAGGGAATTCACAATTTGCCCGAAGCGGCGGTGTATGGCATACCTGTCATCTTCGGGCCAAGATACTCAAAGTTCATTGAAGCTCATGGCCTTATAACTAACGGAGGTGGATTTTCCATCAGCAACAAGACAGAATTCAACAAAAAGATGGATGAGATGGCTCTTGATTCATCATCGAGGATAAATGCCGGTGTGAAAGCAAAAGAATATATATTCGGAAACGCTGGGGCGACACGTGAAATAATGAAGCTGATTTCACTCTGA
- a CDS encoding HD family phosphohydrolase, which produces MNSSSSKKKKIRVRTRIFVPLVFIVAVLFITYIFPRQGSFKYSFNEGRPWQYGLLTAPFDFPIYKPAEQLKTEQDSILQFYEPYFIINYDVQKNAIADFDADVNLNAKLATLSPGYKLYIRDKLNEIYNNGIMRSIDYDLIHESKTKTLRIKEENVAQARSIESLYTIRTAYEKILSDAPANIDANILKTADINEYIRENIIYDAATSEKAQNEFIQQVDISRGMVQQGQRIIDQGEIVDSRTYNILSSLKRVTEERSGGATKNGWIILGQFILILFMFGSFYMYLLFFRPHEYRNRKHVSFMVLLITLFVALTCITVRFELFSVYIIPYAIVTILIRTFIDSRTALFASITTVIMSSLMVPFPFEFTAIQISVAMVSIFMLKELTERSQLIRSSFFILLTYVTVYLGLILYQEGNVKEADWVMLVYFSINFIFIMFSYSLIYLVEQSFGFISGVTLVELSNINKPLLKELSEKAPGTFQHSLQVSNLGMAAAAKLGANASLIRTGALYHDIGKIKNPAFFTENQAPGMNPHAGLPFEESARIIINHVKDGVKIAQKYNVPQQIIDFIETHHGTSMPKYFYISWKNANPGKEANEADFLYPGPNPFSKETAIMMMADAVEASSRSLPEYTEQSIRNLVDKIIDSQMNEGYFRIAPITFRDIQTVKDVFVDKLKTVYHTRIAYPELKQPTR; this is translated from the coding sequence ATGAACAGTTCATCATCAAAAAAAAAGAAAATAAGAGTCAGAACAAGAATTTTTGTTCCTTTGGTATTTATTGTCGCTGTACTCTTCATAACCTATATTTTTCCCCGTCAGGGTAGTTTCAAATATTCGTTCAATGAAGGGAGACCCTGGCAGTATGGCCTGTTGACGGCTCCATTTGATTTCCCCATCTACAAGCCTGCAGAGCAGTTAAAGACAGAGCAGGACAGTATTTTGCAATTTTACGAACCCTACTTCATTATAAATTATGATGTACAGAAAAATGCCATTGCCGACTTTGATGCTGATGTAAACCTGAATGCCAAACTTGCCACTCTCTCTCCCGGATATAAACTGTATATCCGCGACAAGCTTAACGAGATATACAACAACGGCATAATGCGCTCAATCGACTACGACCTCATACATGAGTCAAAGACAAAGACTCTGCGAATAAAAGAAGAGAATGTTGCACAAGCCAGGTCGATAGAATCACTTTATACAATACGTACCGCATATGAAAAGATATTGAGCGATGCCCCTGCAAATATAGATGCAAACATTCTGAAAACGGCTGATATAAATGAGTATATCAGAGAGAATATAATTTACGATGCGGCAACATCAGAGAAAGCGCAAAATGAATTTATTCAGCAGGTTGATATCAGCCGCGGCATGGTGCAGCAGGGACAAAGAATTATTGACCAGGGAGAGATTGTTGACTCACGCACATATAACATACTCTCTTCACTGAAACGTGTGACTGAAGAACGCAGCGGGGGGGCCACGAAAAATGGCTGGATAATACTGGGACAGTTTATTCTTATTCTTTTTATGTTCGGTTCATTTTATATGTACCTTTTATTCTTCCGCCCTCATGAATATCGCAATAGGAAACATGTGAGTTTCATGGTGTTGCTAATAACGCTCTTTGTGGCGCTAACATGTATCACTGTCCGGTTTGAACTATTCAGCGTATATATAATTCCATATGCCATAGTTACCATTCTCATACGTACCTTTATCGATTCACGTACCGCTTTGTTCGCCAGTATCACCACCGTAATCATGAGCTCACTGATGGTGCCTTTTCCTTTCGAGTTCACTGCAATCCAAATTTCAGTTGCCATGGTCTCTATTTTTATGCTGAAAGAGCTTACTGAGCGTTCTCAGCTTATAAGAAGTTCATTTTTTATCCTTCTTACCTATGTTACGGTGTATCTTGGGCTGATATTATATCAGGAAGGAAATGTAAAGGAGGCCGACTGGGTTATGCTGGTATATTTCTCAATAAACTTTATTTTCATAATGTTCTCCTATTCACTGATCTATCTTGTTGAGCAATCTTTCGGATTCATATCAGGTGTGACGCTGGTAGAACTTTCAAATATAAATAAACCTCTGTTGAAAGAACTCTCCGAAAAAGCGCCAGGTACATTCCAGCACTCATTACAGGTGTCAAATCTGGGAATGGCGGCCGCCGCAAAACTGGGAGCGAATGCCTCTCTTATAAGGACTGGAGCTTTGTATCACGATATAGGGAAAATAAAGAATCCTGCTTTTTTCACGGAAAATCAAGCACCTGGAATGAACCCTCATGCAGGGCTCCCTTTTGAGGAGAGTGCACGCATCATAATCAATCATGTAAAAGATGGGGTGAAGATTGCACAGAAATACAACGTGCCGCAACAGATTATCGATTTTATTGAAACACATCACGGAACAAGCATGCCGAAATATTTTTATATCTCATGGAAAAATGCCAACCCCGGGAAAGAGGCCAATGAAGCCGATTTTCTATATCCCGGGCCGAATCCTTTTTCCAAAGAGACAGCAATTATGATGATGGCCGATGCGGTGGAGGCATCGTCGCGAAGCCTCCCGGAATATACAGAACAATCTATTCGCAACCTGGTTGACAAAATAATTGATTCACAGATGAATGAAGGATATTTCAGAATAGCTCCCATCACATTCAGAGATATTCAGACAGTGAAGGATGTTTTTGTTGATAAACTGAAAACGGTATATCACACCCGTATAGCTTATCCCGAACTGAAACAGCCCACACGTTAA
- a CDS encoding tetratricopeptide repeat protein, which yields MMMKKQHIFLTLLFSTLAFALQAQTLDEAKKMYLEGRFAHALPVFRAEYFNNPNNASVNQWLGVCLYETGKLIEAEKYLTFASQKKITEAYIYLGELYSKTYRFEDAEKEFEKYQRANRRNNDALEKLAQKRIYAEKLKKAVKRTEDIQIIDSLVLPKADLLSAYNLSASSGSLVPLNDFFPNLSKTDKTLYMNERKDKVYYSQGDQVKGLDLFTMDKLLDTFGNEKKLPENINMEGDQAYPFVMNDGMTIYFASTGHQSFGGYDLYITRYNLTADSYLNPNQLNMPFNSPFNDYMMVIDEEKEIGWFASDRFQPADSVCVYTFIPNQQIILLESEDEKQLANRAKISSIAETWKKGAEYASLRVKARQETVPNQPKRGDFEFVINDRTTYHSLSDFKNSKARSVYSQAMGLEKQLNDLNKELSEKRDQYAEGGLSNNNLNSTILHLEKETESLFREVNRLKIEARNEEILNNFK from the coding sequence ATGATGATGAAGAAACAACATATCTTTCTTACTCTTCTGTTTAGCACATTAGCTTTCGCTTTACAGGCTCAAACACTTGATGAAGCGAAAAAAATGTATCTGGAGGGAAGGTTTGCCCATGCACTTCCTGTTTTCAGGGCAGAATACTTCAATAATCCCAATAACGCTTCAGTAAATCAATGGCTGGGAGTTTGCCTGTATGAAACAGGCAAATTAATTGAAGCCGAAAAGTATCTCACTTTTGCATCACAAAAGAAAATCACCGAAGCATACATATACCTTGGCGAACTCTATTCCAAAACGTACCGTTTTGAAGATGCGGAAAAGGAGTTCGAAAAATATCAACGGGCAAACCGCAGGAACAATGACGCTCTGGAAAAACTGGCTCAAAAACGCATTTATGCCGAAAAACTGAAAAAAGCTGTCAAAAGAACAGAAGACATACAGATTATTGACAGCCTGGTGCTTCCAAAAGCAGATCTCCTATCTGCCTATAACCTGAGCGCATCTTCAGGCTCACTGGTACCGCTGAACGATTTTTTTCCCAATTTGTCAAAAACAGATAAAACACTGTATATGAATGAGCGGAAAGACAAAGTCTATTATTCGCAGGGCGATCAGGTAAAAGGACTCGATCTGTTTACAATGGACAAACTACTCGACACATTCGGGAATGAGAAAAAACTGCCGGAAAATATTAATATGGAAGGAGACCAGGCCTATCCTTTTGTGATGAACGACGGGATGACCATCTATTTTGCATCAACAGGACATCAGTCGTTCGGCGGCTATGACCTGTATATTACCCGTTATAACCTGACTGCCGATTCATATCTCAACCCAAATCAACTGAATATGCCGTTCAACTCACCGTTCAACGACTACATGATGGTGATTGACGAAGAGAAGGAGATCGGGTGGTTTGCGTCAGACCGTTTCCAACCGGCCGACTCAGTTTGTGTATACACGTTCATTCCGAATCAACAGATTATTCTGCTCGAAAGTGAAGACGAAAAACAACTTGCAAACCGTGCAAAGATATCCTCTATTGCCGAAACTTGGAAAAAAGGGGCCGAGTACGCTTCACTACGTGTGAAAGCACGGCAGGAAACAGTTCCTAATCAACCAAAGAGAGGTGATTTTGAGTTCGTGATCAACGACAGAACTACCTATCATTCGCTTTCCGATTTTAAAAACAGCAAAGCCAGATCTGTGTACTCACAGGCAATGGGCCTGGAGAAACAACTTAACGATTTGAATAAGGAGCTTTCCGAAAAACGGGATCAGTATGCAGAAGGAGGTTTATCAAATAACAATTTGAATAGCACAATACTGCACCTGGAAAAAGAGACTGAATCACTCTTCAGAGAGGTAAACAGACTAAAAATTGAGGCAAGGAACGAAGAAATACTAAATAATTTTAAATAA
- a CDS encoding RNA polymerase sigma-70 factor: protein MVTRCNHISFTASQTISQSLFEELFCCFYPKIAAYATTILDDKTVGEDIAQEVFVYVWEKRNELHMGEGFYSYLFQSAYSRCIDYIKKNSRLEKYVQEALLKSAIEYHSYIENDCQPLKELFSKDFEEQLNALLSQLPEARRRAFELVYRDGLKMNEVAEKLQMPQRTVESHIYLTIKYLRKHLSPYDFLLLMLICEIF, encoded by the coding sequence TTGGTAACACGTTGCAACCATATTTCTTTTACTGCATCTCAGACAATTTCTCAATCTCTGTTTGAAGAGTTGTTCTGCTGTTTTTATCCGAAAATTGCGGCATATGCCACTACCATTCTTGATGATAAAACTGTGGGAGAAGATATTGCTCAGGAGGTATTCGTATATGTTTGGGAAAAACGGAATGAACTCCATATGGGAGAAGGATTTTACAGTTATCTGTTTCAATCGGCATATTCTAGGTGTATAGATTACATTAAGAAAAACAGTCGATTGGAAAAATATGTTCAGGAGGCGCTTTTGAAATCGGCCATTGAGTATCACTCTTATATTGAGAACGATTGCCAGCCTTTAAAAGAACTTTTCAGTAAAGACTTTGAGGAACAATTGAACGCCCTGCTCAGCCAGCTTCCTGAAGCGCGCAGACGTGCGTTTGAACTGGTATATCGCGATGGATTGAAGATGAATGAAGTAGCAGAGAAATTACAAATGCCCCAACGTACTGTTGAAAGTCATATTTACCTGACAATTAAATACCTTCGAAAACATTTATCCCCATACGATTTTCTTCTTTTGATGCTTATATGTGAAATATTTTGA
- a CDS encoding NfeD family protein, giving the protein MTLDLIIVIAVIALGVLFMLIEIFLLPGISIAGIAGAIFLIGGIVYAYIFLGTSAGNITIAAASLALGGTFFWLIKSKSLRKISLEANIEGKVDTGNLQKINAGDTGISLSRLNPIGKVMVNDVEVEGKSFNGELIDEETEIEVVKVNTYNVIVKRR; this is encoded by the coding sequence ATGACTCTCGACCTCATCATTGTAATTGCCGTGATAGCACTGGGTGTACTTTTCATGCTTATTGAGATATTCTTACTCCCGGGAATCAGCATAGCAGGTATAGCAGGAGCTATCTTCCTGATAGGCGGAATTGTTTATGCTTACATTTTCCTGGGGACCAGTGCGGGAAATATAACCATAGCAGCAGCTTCGCTGGCGCTGGGGGGTACGTTTTTCTGGCTTATAAAATCTAAATCGTTGCGAAAGATCTCACTTGAGGCAAATATCGAGGGGAAAGTTGATACCGGAAATCTTCAGAAAATTAATGCTGGTGATACAGGAATATCTCTCTCCCGCCTTAATCCAATTGGAAAGGTAATGGTTAACGATGTAGAAGTAGAAGGAAAATCTTTCAATGGCGAATTAATTGATGAAGAGACAGAGATTGAGGTTGTAAAAGTGAATACATACAATGTCATTGTAAAAAGGAGATAA
- the floA gene encoding flotillin-like protein FloA (flotillin-like protein involved in membrane lipid rafts), translating into MDFSFPLIVAIAVIIIFLLIFFHYVPFFLWINALSAGVHISLVQLFLMRLRRVPPHTIVYAMIEAHKAGLKNVTRDNLEAHYLAGGHVEKVVHALVSASKANIDLTFQMGTAIDLAGRDVLQAVQMSVNPKVIDTPPVTAVAIDGIQLIAKARVTVRANIKRLVGGAGEETILARVGEGIVSSIGSAVSHKSVLENPDSISKLVLKKGLDAGTAFEILSIDIADIDIGKNIGAVLQMDQAQADKNIAQARAEERRAMAIALEQEMKAKAQEARAKVIEAEAEVPIAMAEAFRNGNLGIMDYYRMENIKADTDMRDSIAKPQGGGNNKK; encoded by the coding sequence ATGGATTTTTCGTTTCCCTTAATTGTTGCAATTGCCGTAATAATCATTTTTTTATTGATTTTTTTCCATTACGTCCCTTTTTTCCTGTGGATTAATGCATTGTCGGCAGGGGTACACATTTCACTCGTTCAGTTGTTTTTAATGCGTTTGCGACGGGTCCCGCCACATACAATCGTATACGCAATGATTGAAGCGCACAAGGCGGGATTAAAAAATGTAACAAGAGATAATCTTGAAGCACACTACCTTGCCGGTGGACACGTTGAAAAAGTGGTTCATGCCCTGGTATCTGCTTCAAAAGCAAACATCGATCTTACTTTTCAGATGGGAACCGCTATCGACCTGGCAGGCCGTGACGTTCTTCAGGCAGTACAGATGTCTGTAAATCCAAAAGTGATTGATACTCCGCCGGTTACAGCCGTTGCCATCGATGGTATCCAGTTGATAGCAAAAGCCCGAGTAACAGTACGTGCAAACATTAAAAGGTTAGTAGGTGGTGCCGGGGAGGAGACCATTCTCGCCCGTGTAGGTGAAGGCATTGTGTCCTCCATAGGATCCGCAGTCTCGCACAAGTCGGTGCTCGAAAACCCCGATTCCATATCAAAACTGGTACTTAAAAAAGGGCTGGATGCAGGAACAGCGTTCGAAATTCTCTCAATTGATATCGCAGACATTGATATAGGTAAAAATATTGGAGCTGTTCTTCAGATGGATCAGGCGCAGGCAGACAAAAATATTGCCCAGGCACGTGCCGAAGAGCGACGCGCTATGGCAATAGCCCTTGAACAGGAGATGAAAGCTAAAGCTCAGGAAGCCCGTGCCAAGGTGATAGAAGCCGAAGCCGAAGTACCAATAGCCATGGCTGAAGCATTCAGAAACGGTAATCTGGGTATTATGGATTATTACCGTATGGAAAATATTAAAGCCGACACCGATATGAGAGATTCAATAGCGAAGCCCCAAGGCGGAGGAAACAATAAAAAGTAA
- the guaA gene encoding glutamine-hydrolyzing GMP synthase encodes MQEKIIILDFGSQTTQLIGRRVRELKTYCEIVPYNKFPFGDTSVKGVILSGSPFSVNDANAFKTDLNEIRGKYPVLGICYGAQLMVVSSGGEVGRINAREYGRAHLNVSAVDDLLLGNISQNSQVWMSHGDTIARIPDNFKVIASTGDVKPAAYKIDGELTWGVQFHPEVFHTDEGTQILDNFLSICKVNKEWTPASFIEATVRELKEELGDDKVILALSGGVDSSVTGVLLNRAIGKNLTCIFVDHGLLRKNEFKTVLANYEHLGLNVIGVDAKNRFYKELAGVTDPERKRKIIGKGFIDVFEEEAHKLKDIKWLAQGTIYPDIIESLSITGVTIKSHHNVGGLPEKMHLKLCEPLRLLFKDEVRKIGLELGIDPSLINRHPFPGPGLGIRILGAITPEKVRIVQDADEIFISNLRTAGLYNKVWQAGAILLPVQSVGVMGDERTYENTIALRAVTSTDAMTADWSRLPYDFLAKVSNEIINKVKGVNRVVYDISSKPPATIEWE; translated from the coding sequence ATGCAAGAAAAAATTATAATACTCGATTTCGGTTCACAAACCACACAGCTTATTGGAAGGCGTGTGAGAGAATTAAAAACTTATTGCGAGATAGTACCATACAATAAATTCCCATTCGGAGATACCTCAGTTAAAGGGGTAATCCTTTCCGGTAGTCCTTTTTCGGTTAATGATGCGAATGCGTTCAAAACCGATTTAAATGAAATACGCGGTAAATATCCGGTGTTGGGTATATGCTATGGAGCTCAGCTTATGGTGGTGTCGTCAGGCGGCGAGGTAGGCAGGATTAATGCCCGCGAGTATGGCCGCGCACACTTGAACGTGAGCGCAGTTGATGATTTGCTTTTAGGCAACATATCACAAAATAGTCAGGTGTGGATGTCTCACGGTGACACAATAGCTCGTATCCCTGATAATTTCAAAGTTATTGCATCTACAGGAGATGTTAAGCCGGCTGCATATAAGATCGATGGAGAACTTACTTGGGGGGTTCAGTTCCACCCCGAAGTATTTCATACAGACGAAGGGACACAAATATTGGATAATTTCCTTTCCATTTGTAAAGTAAATAAAGAGTGGACTCCGGCATCGTTTATCGAAGCTACTGTCAGGGAGCTGAAAGAGGAGCTGGGTGACGACAAGGTAATTCTGGCTCTTTCAGGAGGTGTGGACTCTTCGGTTACCGGGGTATTGTTAAACAGAGCTATCGGAAAAAACCTTACCTGCATTTTCGTAGACCATGGGTTGTTACGCAAAAACGAATTTAAAACTGTTCTGGCAAACTATGAGCATTTAGGACTTAATGTGATTGGTGTGGATGCGAAAAATCGCTTCTACAAAGAGCTGGCCGGTGTTACTGACCCTGAAAGGAAACGTAAGATAATTGGTAAAGGATTTATAGATGTTTTCGAAGAAGAAGCACATAAACTAAAAGATATAAAATGGCTTGCCCAGGGAACCATCTATCCCGATATTATTGAGTCGCTTTCCATTACAGGTGTCACAATTAAAAGCCACCATAACGTAGGCGGGCTTCCTGAAAAGATGCATCTTAAACTGTGTGAGCCTCTGAGGTTGCTGTTCAAGGATGAAGTACGTAAGATAGGGCTGGAATTAGGAATAGATCCTTCCCTTATTAACCGCCATCCTTTTCCGGGACCGGGGTTGGGTATTCGCATACTGGGAGCTATAACGCCCGAAAAGGTGCGGATTGTACAGGATGCTGACGAAATATTTATTTCAAATCTTCGTACTGCAGGACTTTACAACAAAGTATGGCAGGCCGGTGCTATTCTCTTGCCGGTACAATCGGTGGGAGTGATGGGTGATGAACGTACATATGAAAACACCATCGCTTTGCGTGCGGTTACTTCTACCGATGCAATGACTGCTGACTGGTCGCGCTTGCCTTACGATTTCCTGGCAAAGGTATCAAATGAGATCATCAACAAGGTGAAGGGAGTCAACCGGGTAGTTTACGATATCTCATCAAAACCTCCAGCAACAATTGAGTGGGAGTAG